The genomic segment CCAAACAAAATGCCGGCGCCCATCGACACACACGTCGTGAAGCCGAGCACCCAGCCATCAACTCGGATTTCATCGGCGCGCGGCAACGGAAACGTCTCCGGGAACAGCGAGACGAGGATGGGCACACCAAACAGGGCCAGCAGCAGACCGAGCGCGCCACCAAGGCCGGCCAACAGCACGCTCTCGACAACGAGCTGATGGGCGAGGCGCCACCGCCCAGCACCCAAAGCCAAACGGATTGTGAGCTCTCGCGCACGGGCCGTGGCACGCATCAGCAAGAGATTCGCAACGTTCGCACAGGCGATGAGCAGTACGCACCCAACTGCCCCAAAGAGGACGAGGAGGGCCGGCCGGATCTGGCCGACGGCCTCGTCGCGGAGCGGAACAACGTTGGCTCCCCAACGGGCATTCATCTGCGGCCGCTCGCGCGCGGTCTGGGCGGCAATGCCATCCATGTCGGCCTGGGCCGCTTGAACGCCGACGCCACGCCGCAATCGCGCAACCGTGGAGAAGTTGCGCCCATCCTGAGGTGCCGTCACCGGATCGATCACAAGCGGCGAGAACAGCTCCGCTCGCACTCCAGGAAACGAGAACCCGGCCGGCATGACACCGACTATCTCGAGCGGACGTCCATTGACTGAGATGCTTCGTCCGATGATGGTCGGATTGCCGCCGAACCACCGCTGCCAGAACGTGTGGCTGAGCACCACGGTTCCTTGTCCGCCCGGACGGCCTTCTCCTGAAAGAATCGGTCGTCCGAGCATGGGAGGAACGTCCAACACCGAAAAGAACTCGGCCGTCACGGTGAGGCTCAGCACTTGCTCTGCCTCGCCGCCGAACATGACATTTGCAGGGAGCTGCCGAAACGCCGCGATGGCCTCGAACGCACGGTTGCGGGTGCGCCAGTCAAGGAAGTTCTGGGTCTGGACAACGTTGGTGGTGTTGCCGGAAGGAGACTGCTCCCACACCATGACGAGGCGATCGGGTTCCGGAAAGGACAGAGCGCGCAGCAGCACACTGTTCACGACCGTGAAGATTGCCGTGGTAGCGCCTATGCCGAGCGCTAGGGTGCACAGCGCGACAACGGTAAACGCAGGACTGCGCGCGAGCATGCGCCCGGCAAACCGGACGTCCTGTGCGATACGTTCGAGCCAGGTCCATCCCCACATGTCGCGCGTGGCCTCGGTAACGAGCGGGATGTTGCCAAAATCGCGTCGAGCTGACGTGCGAGCTTCCTCCGGTGGCACGCCGCGCTCGATCCTCAGCTGAGCCTCCTGCGCGAGGTGGAACCGGACTTCGTCGTCGAGATCCTGCTCGTCCTGCGCTCGCCGCCGGAGCCGGGGCTGAAGGCGTTTCCACCAGCGGCTGAAGAAGCTGGACATAGCCGGTTCCCTATGCGGGGCGCATCACGCGCGCGATGGCCTCGACCAGCCGGTCCCACCGTGACTCCTCTGCAACCAGCTGCTTCTTGCCCGCTGCTGTCAGGCGGTAATACTTCGCGCGTTG from the Luteitalea sp. genome contains:
- a CDS encoding FtsX-like permease family protein, with product MSSFFSRWWKRLQPRLRRRAQDEQDLDDEVRFHLAQEAQLRIERGVPPEEARTSARRDFGNIPLVTEATRDMWGWTWLERIAQDVRFAGRMLARSPAFTVVALCTLALGIGATTAIFTVVNSVLLRALSFPEPDRLVMVWEQSPSGNTTNVVQTQNFLDWRTRNRAFEAIAAFRQLPANVMFGGEAEQVLSLTVTAEFFSVLDVPPMLGRPILSGEGRPGGQGTVVLSHTFWQRWFGGNPTIIGRSISVNGRPLEIVGVMPAGFSFPGVRAELFSPLVIDPVTAPQDGRNFSTVARLRRGVGVQAAQADMDGIAAQTARERPQMNARWGANVVPLRDEAVGQIRPALLVLFGAVGCVLLIACANVANLLLMRATARARELTIRLALGAGRWRLAHQLVVESVLLAGLGGALGLLLALFGVPILVSLFPETFPLPRADEIRVDGWVLGFTTCVSMGAGILFGVLPGFLARRNDPMRVLHGSGRAVVGSGAKVRALLVTGEVALALMLVVGTGLMVRSLTHLYAVDPGFRPEHVLTLRMLLLPSKYLDVSRRAAFVEQVLERVREIPGVTAAGSVHFLPLSGSESGTGVYRADRPAPAPGAGSSASVSVITPGYFPALGIPVIAGRDIDQRDRMDALRVAIVNQAFAREFFPNDEPLGKRLKVWWSSTRGDDIPEFEIVGLAGNVRHEGMHKGANPTVFLVHGQEPNLFASLVVRTAGEPLTVAAAVRKAIRSIDPEQGVSDVQTMESVLADSVARPRLQAILFGLFGALALVMACVGLYGLISYSVQQRVREMGVRLALGAAPSSILRLVVGEGLRLTVVGLVVGLVAALMLTRYLATLLYGVTPTDPGVFVAVGALLLTVAITACYLPARRATRIDPARVLRDE